A portion of the Hymenobacter gelipurpurascens genome contains these proteins:
- a CDS encoding efflux RND transporter periplasmic adaptor subunit, which translates to MKRRFLLMFMGIGLLYGGTGCAEKHVEKEEATKFLVTSPLQKDTTITKEYVSQIHAYQHIEVRALEKGYLQKIYVDEGQHVQQGQLMFQIMPMVYKAELQKSKAEANYVSLEYQNTKQLADKNVVSKNELALAQAKLDKANAEVGLAKTHLDFTTIKAPFSGIMDHFQARLGSLVDEGDLLTTLSDNSKMWVYFNVPEAEYLAYKAHARTKDETKVKLMMANNEVFKYPGVVQTIEADFNNETGNIAFRATFPNPDGLLRNGETGSVLMTVPLKNAVIIPQKATFEVLEKKFVYVVDAKNKVHQTEVTVASEMPDLYIISAGLKATDKIMLEGIRKVKEGDKISFTYEEPKTVISHLKVYSE; encoded by the coding sequence ATGAAAAGAAGGTTCCTGCTCATGTTCATGGGCATCGGTCTCCTGTACGGCGGTACAGGCTGCGCAGAAAAACACGTGGAAAAAGAAGAGGCCACCAAATTTCTGGTTACCAGCCCTCTGCAGAAAGACACGACCATCACCAAAGAGTATGTGTCGCAGATCCATGCCTACCAGCACATTGAGGTGCGGGCGCTGGAAAAGGGCTACCTGCAGAAGATTTATGTAGATGAAGGCCAGCACGTGCAGCAGGGGCAGCTGATGTTTCAGATTATGCCCATGGTGTACAAAGCCGAGCTGCAGAAATCGAAAGCCGAAGCCAACTACGTGAGCCTGGAGTACCAGAACACCAAGCAGTTGGCTGATAAGAATGTGGTATCGAAAAACGAGCTGGCGCTGGCCCAGGCCAAGCTGGATAAGGCCAACGCCGAGGTAGGCCTGGCCAAAACACACCTCGACTTCACCACCATCAAGGCGCCCTTCAGCGGCATCATGGACCATTTCCAGGCCCGGTTGGGTAGCCTCGTGGATGAGGGTGACCTGCTGACTACGCTCTCCGACAACAGCAAAATGTGGGTGTACTTCAACGTTCCCGAGGCCGAGTACCTGGCCTACAAAGCCCACGCCCGCACCAAAGACGAGACGAAAGTGAAGCTGATGATGGCCAACAACGAGGTATTTAAATACCCCGGCGTGGTACAGACTATTGAGGCCGACTTCAACAACGAAACCGGCAACATCGCCTTCCGGGCCACTTTCCCCAACCCCGACGGGCTGCTGCGCAACGGCGAAACCGGCTCGGTTCTGATGACGGTGCCGCTGAAGAACGCCGTGATTATCCCACAGAAAGCCACTTTCGAAGTACTCGAAAAGAAGTTTGTGTACGTGGTAGACGCCAAGAACAAGGTGCACCAGACCGAGGTCACCGTGGCCTCCGAAATGCCCGACCTCTACATCATTTCGGCCGGTCTCAAAGCCACCGACAAAATCATGCTCGAAGGCATCCGCAAGGTGAAGGAAGGTGACAAGATCAGCTTCACCTACGAGGAGCCGAAGACCGTGATTTCGCATCTGAAAGTGTACTCCGAATAG